In Bordetella holmesii ATCC 51541, the following proteins share a genomic window:
- the caiB gene encoding acyl-CoA transferases/carnitine dehydratase domain protein has protein sequence MSALKGMKVLELGTLIAGPFAARMFGEFGADVIKVETPPDQHGQGGGDPIRSWRHLHEGNSLWWTVQARNKQSISL, from the coding sequence ATGTCAGCCTTGAAAGGCATGAAGGTGCTCGAATTGGGCACGCTCATTGCAGGCCCTTTTGCCGCGCGCATGTTTGGCGAATTCGGCGCCGACGTCATCAAAGTCGAAACGCCGCCAGACCAGCACGGGCAGGGAGGTGGCGATCCGATACGTAGCTGGCGTCATCTGCACGAGGGCAACTCGCTCTGGTGGACGGTACAGGCCCGCAACAAACAATCGATCAGCCTGTGA
- a CDS encoding DNA-binding protein, YbaB/EbfC family — MMKGQLAGLMRQAQQMQENMKKAQEALADILVEGAAGGGLVKVTMTCRNDVKRVAIDPSLLADDKDMLEDLVAAALNDALRKAEATSQEKMSSLTAGLPLPPGMKLPF; from the coding sequence ATGATGAAAGGACAACTGGCCGGCCTCATGCGCCAAGCCCAGCAAATGCAGGAAAACATGAAAAAGGCCCAGGAAGCCCTGGCCGATATCCTGGTCGAAGGTGCCGCCGGCGGTGGCCTGGTCAAGGTGACCATGACCTGCCGCAACGACGTCAAACGCGTGGCCATCGACCCCAGCCTGCTGGCCGATGACAAAGACATGCTCGAGGACTTGGTTGCCGCCGCGTTGAACGACGCGTTGCGCAAAGCCGAGGCAACCTCGCAAGAAAAGATGTCCTCCCTGACCGCTGGCCTGCCCCTGCCTCCGGGCATGAAGCTGCCGTTCTGA
- the recR gene encoding recombination protein RecR, giving the protein MDNSLPEAEPLRALIEALRRLPGVGARSARRMAYHLLQHDLQGADLLGRALAGAVQNLRHCSRCNSFTEDEICLICANPKRDATQLCIVETPADQNVIESSHGYRGLYYVLMGRLAPLEGVGPRALDFQRVLDRASDGTVQEVILATNFTAEGETTAHFLGEALADRG; this is encoded by the coding sequence ATGGACAATTCGCTTCCGGAAGCCGAGCCGCTACGGGCGTTGATCGAGGCCTTGCGGCGCCTGCCTGGTGTGGGCGCGCGCTCGGCCCGACGCATGGCGTATCACCTCCTGCAGCATGATCTGCAGGGGGCGGATCTGCTCGGACGGGCTCTGGCCGGCGCCGTGCAGAACCTGCGCCATTGCTCGCGTTGCAACAGCTTCACTGAAGACGAAATCTGTCTTATCTGCGCCAACCCCAAGCGTGATGCGACACAGTTGTGCATCGTCGAAACGCCTGCCGACCAGAATGTCATCGAGTCCAGCCATGGCTATCGTGGCCTGTACTATGTATTAATGGGGCGGCTTGCGCCGCTCGAGGGTGTGGGGCCGCGGGCGCTGGATTTTCAGCGCGTGCTGGACCGGGCCTCCGACGGGACGGTCCAGGAGGTCATCCTGGCGACCAACTTCACCGCCGAAGGCGAGACGACCGCCCATTTTCTGGGCGAGGCGCTGGCCGATCGGGGTTGA